The Tigriopus californicus strain San Diego chromosome 5, Tcal_SD_v2.1, whole genome shotgun sequence genome includes a region encoding these proteins:
- the LOC131881032 gene encoding ceramide phosphoethanolamine synthase-like, which translates to MANLGYLTLFLLAVAIYFLWMDVALYINLQKVPPTSPTVQPLQTNISDYTYTPFYPITVKLLFQGPTIHYIDTPLGFWTVEYTNIAQWISANGVSIVGVFFAACAAKMFLSDSLKVRQLGVLMFKIRDFMDSLDGTVARARRSQVALLVEPGTFGYYFDGICDAIGDTMIFLAIITYCNRNYSIGAKHGNRLSYLRLDATSISNALPTINKPSCRSYFSFCRKNQPAITLFICIACQALLSSMLWNFSLIKYHNLLETDLYAKNSSGILAQNTTLKSPAMWMIVYFWRILNPHSITQLILIAILYDKAFEYLTTIQYLGYIPILAIGFASQLYARYALSSILTMS; encoded by the coding sequence ATGGCGAATCTCGGGTACTTGACCCTGTTCCTCTTGGCAGTGGCGATCTACTTCCTGTGGATGGATGTCGCTTTATATATCAACCTGCAAAAAGTGCCCCCGACCTCGCCCACGGTCCAGCCTCTCCAAACAAACATCAGTGATTACACTTATACACCCTTTTACCCAATCACCGTGAAGCTTCTGTTCCAAGGACCCACCATTCATTACATAGATACTCCACTTGGGTTTTGGACCGTGGAGTACACCAATATAGCGCAATGGATCTCGGCCAACGGTGTGTCCATCGTGGGCGTCTTCTTTGCCGCCTGTGCtgccaaaatgtttttatcCGACTCACTCAAGGTGCGCCAATTAGGCGTGCTCATGTTCAAAATCCGGGATTTTATGGATAGCTTAGACGGGACTGTGGCCAGGGCTCGTCGTTCGCAAGTGGCCTTACTCGTGGAACCTGGAACCTTTGGCTACTACTTCGACGGAATCTGTGATGCTATTGGTGATACCATGATTTTCTTGGCAATCATAACTTATTGCAACCGCAATTATTCGATTGGAGCCAAACACGGAAATAGACTCTCCTATCTGCGTCTGGATGCCACGAGCATATCCAACGCCTTGCCAACGATAAACAAACCCTCTTGTCGGAGCTACTTCAGTTTCTGTCGCAAGAACCAACCCGCCATCACCCTATTCATCTGCATTGCGTGCCAGGCATTGCTCAGCTCCATGCTTTGGAACTTCTCACTGATTAAGTATCACAATCTATTAGAGACCGACCTGTACGCCAAAAACTCAAGTGGTATCTTGGCCCAAAACACGACCTTGAAATCGCCGGCCATGTGGATGATCGTGTACTTTTGGCGCATCTTGAACCCACATAGTATCACGCAACTGATCCTCATCGCCATACTTTACGACAAGGCGTTTGAGTACCTCACCACTATTCAGTACCTAGGCTACATTCCAATTCTTGCCATTGGTTTTGCCTCACAATTGTACGCTAGGTATGCTCTCTCATCGATTCTAACGATGAGTTGA